Proteins found in one Triticum aestivum cultivar Chinese Spring chromosome 4D, IWGSC CS RefSeq v2.1, whole genome shotgun sequence genomic segment:
- the LOC123098066 gene encoding brefeldin A-inhibited guanine nucleotide-exchange protein 2, which produces MASAAAAAAPPLSSPESDPRLVEAFVPFLEKLVKNASWRNKAHSKLSHTAKSILDRLQRPPPPSPTAAQTPSTPTSPSTPTSSSWQPGPLRNLSLEDSELLLSPISSALGSGSAKLVEAALELLHRLIAHSYIHGEADPSADPSSQLVASLLEAACNALHLDDEHIELLLLKTLLSAVTSTSVCLHGDCLLRAVRACYDMYLGSRSTVNQATAKASLVQMLVIVFRRMEADSSTIPVQPIVVAEVIELPDAGSGASPTADATFVQGFISKIIVDIDGAFTPLARTTSSAAAGTVPHDGAFETTAATEEGANPADLLDSTDKDMLDAKYWEISMYKTALEGRKDELGVEGAVVATLDDDADVRIGNKLRRDAFLVFRALCKLSMKTPPKDAPADPIVMRGKILALELLKILLENAGAVFRTSERFLGAIKQYLCLSLLKNCASSHMIVFQLSCSIFISLVSRFRPGLKAEIGVFFPMIILRVLENIAQPNFQAKMIVLRFLEKLCTDSQILVDIFINYDCDVHSSNIFERMVNGLLKTAQGPPAGIATTLVPPQDTTMKSEAMKCLVSILRSMGDWMNKQLRIPDPDSPKIESEQNDNDGGNEFPQTEINGDASSEVSDSHSEVSNGVSEAASLEQRRAYKMELQEGIALFNRKPRKGIEFLINANKVGESSEDIAAFLKSTSGLNKTMIGDYLGEREDLSLKVMHAYVDSFNFQNMEFDEAIRAFLQGFRLPGEAQKIDRVMEKFAERYCKCNPKAFSSADTAYVLAYSVIMLNTDAHNPMVKNKMSPEDFIRNNRGIDDGKDLPEEFMRSLYGRIWKKEIKMKEDEFVPHQQQSTSSNKILGLDNILNIVIRKRGSAMETSDDLIKHMQEQFKEKARMSESVFYPATDVVILKFMVEVCWAPMLAAFSVPLDQSDDEIVISQCLEGFRCAIHVTAAMSMKTQRDAFITSLAKFTSLHSAADIKQKNIEAIKAILLIADEDGNYLQEAWEHILTCVSRFENLHLVGEGAPPDATFFALQQPDLDKSKQAKSSIIPGLKKKAPNAGAASKRGTYDSAGVGGKASGVDQMNNAVTILLEQVGIAEMNRVFIRSQNLNSEGIIDFVKALCKVSMEELRSASDPRVFSLTKIVEITHYNMNRIRLVWSSIWHVLSEFFVTIGCSENLSIAIFAMDSLRQLAMKFLEREELANYNFQNEFMKPFVVVMRKSRAVEIRELIIRCVSQMVLARVNHVKSGWKSMFMVFATASYDDHKNIVLLAFEIIEKILRDYFPYITETESSTFTDCVNCLIAFTNSRFNKDISLNAIGFLRFCAAKLAEGDIGSSSRLKEPSPRLTKDGKQEGAIQVDKDDHIHFWFPLLAGLSELTFDLRPEIRKSSLQVLFDTLRNHGHVFSLPLWEKVFDSVLFPIFDYVRHAIDPSGGSSQGQSAENDPAELDQDAWMYETCTLALQLVVDLFVKFYDTVHPLLKKVLSLLTSFIKRPHQSLAGIGIAAFVRLMSSAGSVFVDEKWLEVVLSLKEATTETLPDFSYIASGAYLENVPIENGDSSDKREDESQPSEDGTEETSRSRNLYFAIADAKCRAAVQLLLIQAVMEIYNMYRAQLSAQNTVILFEALHTVATHAHKINSDNDLRTKLQELGSMTQMQDPPLLRLENESYQLCLTILQNIFLDRAPDEGSLEVETHLVGLCKEVLEVYLSTARPAHLSGGIQPLGHWLIPVGSSKRRELAARAPLVVSTLQAISGLGDSSFEKNLGQFFPLLAGLISCEHGSGEVQVALSDMFSTWVGPIVLQSC; this is translated from the exons ATGGCCTCCGCGGCCGCAGCGGCGGCGCCGCCGCTGTCCTCGCCGGAGTCTGACCCGCGCCTCGTCGAGGCCTTCGTGCCTTTCCTCGAGAAGCTCGTGAAGAACGCCTCGTGGCGCAACAAGGCGCACTCCAAGCTCTCCCACACCGCCAAGTCCATCCTCGACCGCCTCCAGAGGCCCCCGCCCCCCTCGCCCACCGCGGCGCAGACCCCGTCCACCCCGACCTCGCCCTCCACGCCGACTTCCTCCTCCTGGCAGCCGGGCCCGCTCCGCAACCTCTCGCTCGAGGACTCGGAGCTGCTCCTCTCCCCCATCTCCTCCGCGCTCGGCTCCGGCAGCGCCAAGCTCGTCGAGGCCGCGCTCGAGCTACTCCACAGGCTGATCGCGCACTCCTACATCCATGGCGAGGCCGACCCGTCGGCTGACCCCTCGTCCCAGCTCGTCGCTTCCCTGCTCGAGGCGGCCTGCAATGCGCTCCACCTTGACGACGAGCACATTGAGCTCCTCCTCCTCAAGACTCTCCTCTCTGCGGTCACATCCACCTCCGTGTGCCTCCACGGCGACTGCCTGCTCCGCGCCGTGCGAGCCTGCTATGATATGTATCTGGGGAGCCGTAGCACCGTGAATCAGGCCACTGCCAAGGCGTCGCTCGTGCAGATGTTGGTAATCGTCTTCCGCAGAATGGAGGCAGATTCATCTACGATCCCCGTGCAACCCATCGTCGTGGCTGAAGTGATTGAGTTGCCTGATGCTGGCTCAGGTGCATCACCCACCGCCGATGCCACCTTTGTACAGGGATTCATCTCGAAGATCATAGTGGACATTGATGGTGCATTCACACCTCTGGCACGGACAACCTCGTCTGCTGCGGCAGGCACTGTGCCTCATGATGGTGCTTTTGAGACGACCGCAGCAACCGAGGAAGGAGCAAATCCTGCGGACTTGCTTGATTCAACGGATAAGGACATGCTGGATGCCAAGTACTGGGAGATTAGCATGTACAAGACAGCTCTTGAGGGTCGTAAGGATGAGCTTGGCGTGGAGGGGGCAGTGGTAGCCACTTTGGATGATGATGCTGATGTCAGGATTGGGAATAAGCTGCGGAGGGATGCTTTCTTAGTTTTCCGGGCATTATGTAAGCTCTCGATGAAGACACCGCCAAAGGATGCACCAGCTGATCCGATAGTGATGCGGGGGAAGATCCTTGCTCTtgaacttctcaagatcttgcttgaAAATGCTGGGGCTGTGTTCCGCACCAGCGAGAG GTTTCTAGGTGCTATCAAGCAGTATTTGTGCCTATCACTTTTGAAGAACTGTGCCTCGTCACATATGATTGTTTTTCAGTTATCTTGTTCTATTTTTATTAGCTTGGTTTCAAGATTTAGGCCAGGATTGAAGGCAGAAATTGGAGTATTTTTTCCCATGATCATTCTGAGAGTTCTGGAAAATATTGCACAACCAAATTTTCAAGCAAAGATGATAGTTCTTCGTTTTTTGGAGAAGCTCTGTACTGATTCTCAAATCTTGGTTGACATTTTCATCAATTACGACTGTGATGTCCACTCATCGAACATATTTGAGAG GATGGTCAACGGTCTGCTTAAAACAGCTCAAGGGCCTCCTGCGGGTATTGCTACCACATTGGTACCGCCTCAGGATACCACAATGAAGAGTGAAGCAATGAAATGCTTAGTTTCTATCCTCAGATCCATGGGAGATTGGATGAATAAGCAGCTACGTATTCCAGATCCTGACTCTCCTAAGATTGAATCAGAGCAAAACGATAATGATGGTGGAAATGAGTTTCCCCAGACAGAGATCAATGGAGATGCATCTAGCGAGGTATCCGATTCACATTCAGAAGTATCAAATGGGGTTTCAGAGGCTGCATCTTTGGAGCAGCGTCGAGCTTACAAAATGGAACTTCAG GAGGGTATCGCTCTGTTTAACCGGAAGCCTAGAAAGGGAATTGAATTCTTAATAAATGCCAACAAGGTCGGGGAGTCATCTGAGGATATAGCTGCTTTCCTGAAAAGTACTTCTGGCTTGAACAAGACTATGATTGGTGATTATTTAGGGGAAAGGGAAGATTTATCCCTCAAAGTCATGCATGCATATGTGGATTCTTTTAATTTTCAAAATATGGAATTTGATGAAGCGATCAGAGCCTTTCTTCAAGGTTTTAGGCTTCCTGGAGAAGCTCAAAAGATTGATCGGGTTATGGAGAAATTTGCAGAGCGTTACTGCAAATGCAACCCAAAGGCCTTTTCGAGTGCAGACACAGCTTATGTTCTTGCTTATTCAGTCATAATGCTTAACACTGATGCACATAACCCAATGGTCAAAAATAAG ATGTCACCAGAAGATTTCATAAGAAACAATCGTGGTATTGATGATGGGAAAGACCTACCGGAAGAATTTATGAGGTCCTTGTATGGAAGGATTTGGAAAAAAGAAATTAAGATGAAAGAAGACGAATTTGTTCCTCATCAGCAACAATCAACAAGCTCTAACAAAATTCTTGGGTTGGATAACATTCTTAACATTGTCATACGCAAACGAGGTTCAGCTATGGAGACAAGTGATGATCTCATTAAGCATATGCAGGAGCAATTCAAAGAAAAGGCTCGTATGTCTGA GTCAGTATTTTATCCAGCCACAGATGTAGTAATTTTGAAGTTCATGGTTGAGGTTTGCTGGGCTCCTATGCTTGCTGCCTTCAGTGTGCCACTTGACCAGAGTGACGATGAAATTGTCATATCCCAGTGTCTTGAGGGATTTCGCTGTGCAATACATGTCACCGCAGCTATGTCGATGAAGACTCAAAGGGATGCTTTCATTACATCGCTTGCCAAGTTTACATCACTTCACTCTGCTGCGGATATCAAGCAGAAAAATATTGAAGCAATTAAG GCAATTCTGTTGATTGCAGATGAAGACGGAAATTACTTGCAAGAAGCATGGGAGCATATATTGACCTGTGTTTCTCGTTTCGAGAATCTACATCTTGTAGGTGAAGGTGCTCCTCCAGATGCCACTTTCTTTGCACTGCAACAGCCAGACCTTGATAAATCAAAACAGGCTAAATCCTCGATTATTCCTGGTTTGAAAAAGAAGGCTCCAAATGCTGGTGCCGCTTCTAAAAGAGGTACTTATGACAGCGCTGGTGTTGGTGGAAAAGCTTCTGGTGTTGATCAAATGAATAATGCGGTGACAATCCTCTTGGAGCAAGTCGGGATAGCTGAAATGAATCGTGTATTCATAAGAAGTCAAAATCTCAACAGTGAGGGTATAATTGATTTTGTAAAGGCCCTTTGTAAGGTTTCAATGGAGGAATTGCGGTCTGCTTCTGATCCACGTGTTTTTAGCCtgaccaagattgttgaaatcac GCATTACAATATGAACCGCATCAGGCTTGTCTGGTCAAGCATATGGCACGTCTTGTCTGAATTTTTTGTTACCATTGGCTGCTCAGAAAATCTTTCAATTGCAATATTTGCTATGGATTCATTGCGACAGCTGGCAATGAAGTTCCTGGAGCGAGAAGAACTGGCGAACTACAATTTCCAAAATGAATTTATGAAGCCTTTTGTTGTTGTAATGAGGAAGAGTAGAGCTGTTGAGATAAGAGAACTAATCATCAGGTGTGTATCTCAAATGGTACTGGCCCGTGTTAATCATGTGAAGTCAGGGTGGAAAAGCATGTTTATG GTTTTTGCAACGGCATCATATGATGATCATAAAAACATTGTACTATTGGCCTTTGAAATTATCGAGAAGATTTTGCGAGATTATTTCCCCTACATTACCGAGACCGAGTCTTCAACTTTCACTGATTGTGTGAACTGTCTTATTGCGTTCACCAACAGTAGGTTTAACAAGGATATAAGCCTTAATGCAATTGGTTTTCTTCGATTCTGTGCGGCAAAGTTGGCAGAAGGTGACATCGGGTCCTCTTCAAGGCTGAAGGAACCCTCGCCTCGTTTGACCAAGGATGGAAAGCAGGAAGGTGCAATTCAGGTTGATAAGGATGATCATATACACTTTTGGTTTCCTTTATTAGCAG GATTGTCTGAACTTACTTTCGACCTTAGACCAGAAATTAGGAAAAGTTCCTTGCAGGTGTTATTTGACACATTAAGAAACCATGGCCATGTTTTCTCTCTTCCTTTGTGGGAGAAGGTGTTTGATTCAGTACTTTTCCCAATATTTGATTATGTACGGCATGCTATTGATCCATCTGGTGGTTCTTCACAAGGACAAAGTGCGGAAAATGATCCTGCAGAGCTTGATCAAGATGCTTGGATGTATGAAACGTGCACGTTGGCCCTTCAGCTAGTTGTAGACCTTTTCGTCAAGTTCTATGACACTGTCCATCCACTTCTGAAGAAAGTTCTTTCACTCTTGACAAGTTTCATTAAGCGTCCCCATCAGAGTCTTGCTGGTATAGGCATTGCTGCATTTGTTCGCCTGATGAGCAGTGCTGGCTCTGTCTTCGTGGATGAAAAATGGCTGGAAGTCGTGTTGTCTTTGAAAGAAGCTACCACAGAGACGCTTCCTGACTTCTCTTATATCGCATCTGGAGCTTACCTTGAAAATGTACCAATAGAAAATGGAGACTCTTCAGATAAGAGAGAAGACGAATCTCAACCATCAGAGGATGGTACTGAAGAAACCTCTAGATCAAGGAACCTGTATTTTGCAATTGCTGATGCCAAGTGCCGAGCTGCTGTCCAACTCCTTTTGATTCAG GCTGTGATGGAGATATATAACATGTACAGAGCTCAGTTGTCGGCACAGAACACAGTAATCCTCTTTGAGGCCTTGCATACTGTTGCCACTCATGCTCACAAGATAAACAGTGACAACGACCTGCGGACCAAGCTGCAGGAGCTGGGCTCTATGACCCAAATGCAGGATCCGCCATTACTACGCCTTGAGAATGAGTCATATCAGTTGTGCCTCACTATCCTCCAGAATATATTCTTGGACAGAGCTCCAGATGAAGGGAGCTTAGAGGTCGAAACCCACCTTGTTGGACTTTGCAAGGAGGTTCTTGAGGTATACTTGAGCACAGCAAGGCCTGCTCACCTTTCTGGTGGTATACAGCCGCTTGGTCATTGGCTTATTCCGGTCGGTTCGTCAAAGCGGAGGGAGCTTGCAGCCAGGGCACCGCTTGTTGTGTCAACATTGCAAGCTATCAGCGGTCTCGGCGACTCATCGTTCGAGAAGAACCTTGGCCAGTTCTTCCCCCTACTAGCTGGTCTCATCAGCTGTGAGCATGGTTCAGGTGAAGTGCAGGTGGCCTTGAGTGATATGTTTAGCACTTGGGTTGGCCCAATCGTGCTTCAGTCCTGTTGA
- the LOC123098068 gene encoding high molecular mass early light-inducible protein HV58, chloroplastic codes for MTTMVALSSFAGATVVVRPASWSPALTRQRALLVRAQTEPDIEPTKETTSASTSSPTPTPSPVAPKPKPKANPSVWDALAFSGPAPERINGRLAMVGFVAAFSVEAARGGGLLDQAGSGAGLGWFLTTAAVFSVASLVPLLQGQSVESKSSGVWSADAELWNGRFAMLGLVALAITEFITGTPFVNV; via the exons ATGACGACCATGGTTGCCTTGAGCTCCTTCGCTGGTGCCACCGTCGTTGTCCGCCCCGCCTCCTGGTCTCCGGCGCTGACGCGTCAGCGCGCCCTCCTCGTCAGGGCGCAGACCGAG CCGGATATCGAGCCGACCAAGGAGACGACGAGCGCGTCGACATCctccccaaccccaaccccaaGCCCGGTGGCGCCCAAGCCCAAGCCCAAGGCTAACCCCTCGGTGTGGGACGCGCTCGCGTTCAGCGGCCCAGCGCCGGAGCGCATCAACGGCCGGCTCGCTATGGTGGGCTTCGTGGCGGCGTTCTCCGTCGAGGCAGCGCGCGGCGGCGGGCTACTCGACCAGGCCGGCAGCGGCGCCGGGTTGGGATGGTTCCTGACGACCGCAGCGGTGTTCTCGGTGGCGTCGCTGGTGCCGCTCCTTCAGGGACAGAGCGTGGAGAGCAAGTCCAGCGGCGTATGGAGCGCCGACGCCGAGCTATGGAACGGCCGCTTCGCCATGCTCGGCCTCGTCGCACTCGCCATCACCGAGTTCATCACCGGCACGCCCTTCGTCAACGTCTGA